Proteins encoded within one genomic window of Companilactobacillus zhachilii:
- a CDS encoding 2-hydroxyacid dehydrogenase family protein — protein MANVFITAAIPQAALKVLQNAGLNVESYTGSDLITKDELIKKVAGKDYLITPLSTQVDQDVIDADPQLKLIANYGAGFNNIDVKYAREKNIPVTNTPKVSTTSTAEVTTGLIISLAHRIVEGDKLMRTTGFAGWAPLFFLGHELAGKTLGIFGMGQIGQAVAKRMAAFDMKIIYTQRHQLTPEIEQKLNAKFVSMEELIKQSDVLTLHAPLTPETKHILGTEQFKQMKNSAYLINASRGPVIDEGALLTALQNHELAGAALDVYEKEPEVAAGFKKLDNVILTPHIGNATVEARDAMANIVANNVALMNQGKAPLYVVND, from the coding sequence ATGGCAAATGTTTTCATAACAGCCGCAATTCCACAGGCAGCTTTAAAAGTTTTGCAAAATGCAGGCTTAAATGTGGAAAGTTATACTGGCAGTGATTTGATAACGAAAGATGAGTTGATCAAAAAGGTTGCTGGGAAAGATTATTTGATCACACCTCTTTCAACTCAAGTAGACCAAGATGTGATCGACGCTGATCCACAATTGAAATTGATTGCGAATTATGGAGCTGGTTTTAATAATATTGATGTTAAATATGCTCGTGAAAAAAATATTCCTGTAACCAACACACCAAAAGTTTCAACAACTTCGACGGCAGAAGTAACGACTGGTTTAATTATTTCCTTGGCACACCGCATTGTTGAAGGAGATAAATTGATGCGGACAACTGGTTTTGCTGGTTGGGCACCATTGTTTTTCTTAGGTCATGAATTGGCTGGAAAAACATTAGGTATTTTTGGAATGGGTCAAATTGGTCAAGCGGTAGCCAAGAGAATGGCTGCTTTTGATATGAAAATTATTTATACCCAACGTCATCAATTAACACCGGAAATTGAACAAAAATTGAATGCCAAATTTGTATCAATGGAAGAATTGATTAAGCAAAGTGACGTTTTGACATTGCATGCACCTTTAACTCCGGAGACCAAGCACATTTTAGGGACTGAGCAATTCAAACAAATGAAAAATTCAGCCTATTTAATCAACGCTTCCAGGGGTCCAGTGATTGATGAAGGAGCTTTATTAACTGCCTTGCAAAATCACGAATTAGCTGGAGCAGCTTTGGATGTTTACGAAAAAGAGCCCGAAGTGGCAGCTGGTTTTAAGAAATTAGATAATGTCATTTTGACGCCGCATATCGGTAACGCTACAGTAGAGGCTAGAGATGCAATGGCAAATATCGTGGCAAATAATGTTGCTTTGATGAATCAAGGCAAGGCACCATTATATGTAGTTAATGATTAA
- a CDS encoding zinc-binding alcohol dehydrogenase family protein: MKAFGVTNDKIDSLVEFDKTKEAPTGRDLLVKIEGISINPVDIATRRKIAGELSSPKILGYDGYGVVEEIGSNVKNFKAGDKVFFAGDYTRDGSYQEFEVIDERIVAHAPKETSIEKSVAMPLVALTASELLFEKLQINPAVDNRAKTILIINGAGGVGSIATQLAHLAGLRVIATASTPEKVEWVKDLGADLVVNHHKDLIKQVHDLGIENVDYIIGLSDNDPHWKEIVELIKPFGTFATITNLNESKIADLKEKSVNFAWEWMFTKAKFRLDSMSDQGAYLEKLAAGLDSGMIHSTVTKVFHGFNLENIKKATELVEAGHMMGKVVVKA, translated from the coding sequence ATGAAAGCATTTGGTGTTACTAACGATAAAATAGATAGTTTAGTAGAATTTGATAAAACTAAAGAAGCACCAACTGGGCGCGATTTGCTAGTTAAAATTGAGGGTATTTCGATTAATCCGGTTGATATTGCAACTCGTAGGAAGATTGCTGGAGAATTATCAAGTCCAAAGATTTTGGGCTATGATGGCTATGGTGTTGTTGAGGAGATCGGTTCCAACGTCAAGAATTTCAAAGCTGGTGACAAAGTTTTCTTCGCTGGAGATTATACACGTGATGGTTCATATCAAGAATTTGAAGTTATTGATGAACGAATAGTTGCCCATGCACCTAAGGAAACTTCGATTGAAAAAAGTGTGGCTATGCCTTTAGTAGCTCTGACGGCAAGCGAGCTACTTTTTGAGAAATTACAAATCAATCCCGCTGTTGATAATCGGGCTAAAACCATTTTAATTATCAATGGAGCGGGTGGCGTTGGTTCTATTGCTACTCAATTGGCTCACTTAGCCGGTTTAAGAGTAATTGCAACTGCCTCGACACCAGAGAAAGTAGAATGGGTCAAAGACCTCGGAGCGGACCTTGTAGTCAATCATCATAAAGATTTAATCAAACAAGTTCATGATTTAGGAATTGAAAATGTCGATTATATTATTGGTTTGAGTGATAATGATCCGCACTGGAAGGAAATTGTTGAATTGATTAAGCCATTTGGGACCTTTGCGACAATCACTAATTTGAATGAATCAAAGATTGCTGATTTGAAGGAAAAGTCGGTTAACTTTGCTTGGGAGTGGATGTTTACCAAAGCTAAGTTCAGACTTGATTCCATGTCAGACCAAGGAGCTTATTTAGAAAAATTAGCTGCTGGTTTGGATAGTGGTATGATTCATTCAACTGTGACAAAAGTTTTCCATGGGTTTAACTTGGAGAATATTAAGAAGGCTACTGAATTAGTTGAAGCTGGTCATATGATGGGGAAAGTTGTTGTTAAAGCTTAG
- a CDS encoding type II toxin-antitoxin system RelE family toxin has protein sequence MIYKVEFTKSALKELKKLDRSVSRVLLLWIDKNLEGTTNPREHGKGLVANRSSEWRYRVGKYRILSKIDDDKIIIEIIKVGLRNHVYKEKR, from the coding sequence ATGATTTATAAGGTAGAATTTACAAAAAGTGCTTTAAAAGAACTTAAAAAACTTGATAGAAGTGTGTCAAGAGTATTGTTACTTTGGATAGATAAGAATCTAGAAGGAACAACTAATCCTAGAGAACATGGTAAAGGTCTGGTGGCTAATCGCTCTAGTGAGTGGCGTTATCGGGTTGGTAAGTACAGAATATTAAGTAAAATTGATGATGATAAAATAATTATTGAAATAATTAAAGTAGGTTTGAGAAATCATGTTTATAAAGAAAAAAGATGA
- a CDS encoding DUF6290 family protein, translating to MTTKTKSLRISSDLNNAINDYLKVTGESFNSFAESAMADKMENLLDLKDYKEAIKSDDGTHFTIDEVAKELNIDL from the coding sequence ATGACAACTAAAACTAAATCATTACGGATTAGTTCGGATTTGAATAATGCAATTAATGATTACTTAAAAGTTACGGGTGAAAGTTTTAATAGTTTTGCTGAATCCGCTATGGCAGACAAAATGGAAAATCTCTTGGACCTTAAAGACTATAAAGAAGCTATTAAATCAGATGATGGTACACATTTTACTATTGACGAAGTAGCTAAAGAATTGAATATTGATTTATGA
- a CDS encoding hydrolase, producing MLKQIKLDALLIISLIITGGMGYSVAYAADSSSSQVSNTTDFQKTLTNLETKQAVSGDAYTLNKKVSLSDNKEFMPGISHSEKDPNMGDVTSQSNDQDVDHAPVQTSQPEQIEESQQAITQAAAEPPVEMQSTGRNVGTFKISFYDPAVLGSDMGYSGVATNLSVIPRWSRLKITTAQGDVYYRTVNDTGTFAYDNPYQIDMAMPNSMIPSYGITSATVEIIG from the coding sequence TTGCTAAAGCAAATTAAATTAGATGCACTACTTATCATTAGTTTGATAATTACAGGGGGTATGGGATATTCAGTTGCCTATGCTGCAGATTCATCATCAAGCCAAGTAAGTAATACAACAGATTTTCAAAAGACATTGACTAACTTGGAAACAAAGCAAGCAGTCAGTGGCGATGCTTATACACTAAATAAAAAAGTATCGTTATCAGACAATAAGGAATTTATGCCTGGTATCAGTCATAGTGAAAAGGATCCAAATATGGGGGACGTCACATCACAATCAAATGATCAAGATGTTGACCACGCACCAGTCCAAACTTCACAACCTGAACAAATCGAAGAGTCACAACAAGCTATTACACAAGCGGCCGCAGAGCCACCAGTCGAAATGCAATCAACAGGTAGAAATGTTGGTACATTTAAAATCAGTTTTTATGATCCAGCTGTTTTAGGATCAGACATGGGTTATTCAGGAGTTGCCACAAATCTAAGTGTGATCCCACGTTGGTCACGTTTGAAGATTACTACAGCTCAAGGGGATGTCTACTACCGTACCGTTAATGATACGGGTACATTTGCCTATGACAATCCATACCAAATCGATATGGCAATGCCAAATAGTATGATTCCTTCATACGGAATTACTAGCGCTACTGTTGAGATTATTGGTTAA
- a CDS encoding NADPH-dependent FMN reductase, with translation MSKKIAVVVGSLRKGSYSKQIAKNMMKLFPSDYDLEFLEFGNLPLYSEDIDTPETVPAEYTEFRNQIKAADGVLFVTPEYNRSIPGGLKNAIDVGSRPYGENAWDNKPAAVVSVSPGAISGFGANHALRQSLVFLNMPTLQQPEAYIGNVTKILDEDGNVAEGTVGFLQSIVDAYVALLNRY, from the coding sequence ATGTCAAAGAAAATTGCTGTTGTTGTTGGTAGTTTACGTAAAGGATCATATTCAAAACAAATTGCTAAGAATATGATGAAACTATTCCCTAGTGACTACGATCTCGAATTTTTGGAATTCGGTAACTTGCCACTATATAGTGAGGATATTGATACACCAGAAACAGTTCCTGCTGAATATACAGAATTTAGAAACCAAATCAAAGCTGCTGACGGTGTCTTGTTCGTAACACCTGAATACAACCGTTCAATTCCTGGTGGTTTAAAGAATGCTATTGATGTTGGTTCACGCCCTTATGGTGAAAATGCTTGGGACAATAAGCCAGCTGCTGTTGTCAGCGTTTCACCAGGTGCTATCAGTGGCTTCGGTGCTAACCATGCCCTACGTCAATCATTGGTATTCTTGAACATGCCTACATTGCAACAACCAGAAGCTTACATCGGAAACGTTACAAAGATTCTTGATGAAGATGGTAACGTGGCTGAAGGTACTGTTGGTTTCTTACAAAGTATCGTTGATGCTTATGTTGCTTTACTAAATAGATACTAA
- a CDS encoding glycoside hydrolase family 3 protein: MENDISQRELENQELAKTAAEEAIVLLQNKKQVLPLRNKTVALYGHGAFATVKGGTGSGDVNQRSVVNIMQGLENKGFTITSKSWLARLQRFYQQEKSAHDDKLKDDPMALLAPAFNFKDPEVAEFEDATTGIYVISRSSGENYDRRNHKGDFRLTDNELSNIQRMSEYYTNSIVLLNVGGVMDTSFIDKCPMLDSVVLVSQLGMTTGDAVADILDGTKSPSGKLSDTWAYSYQDYPTSENFGMSNPEYVEGIFVGYRYFDSFNVKPRFEFGYGLSYANFFIKTAKVNVNEKRIRLQVNVENTSEQFSGQESVQVYVSKPQTDIPVPYQDLVEYSKTTNLRPHAQQTLEFEVPINDLRVFDTKLGAYVMVPGTYLVRVGSSSRKTDVVASFKLDEKVILEKVEDVLKPRVDPTTLLKGLVPLKQVSGVPFFILKAVNFPETEFIQYQEKSDVTTFVAERENLPGKGLDQVIEHVRNAEGKTLKDVANGDVELAEFIASLSERELVDLVEGQMSSSENNMVGISSDLVPGAAGQTGKINSKRIPAVVMADGPAGIRVDPVYERNQQTITHYATAFPIGTALAQTWNKDLVEKVGFAVGTEMKEFGVDLWLAPGMNIHRDPLGGRNFEYFAEDPYLSGTMAAFETRGVQAHDKIGVTLKHFIGNNQESFRNFGNSVIGEQALREIYLRNFEIAIKLGQPMAIMSSYNRVNGIFSAANFGLLTNILRDEWHFKGAVMTDWFSAANPKESMHAGNDLIMPGSSKSELMSAVTDFGPEFDAQGNIKIKKDYDLLKKQFVETEMWNDFIVDPDGEVIVKVHVGSDSRLNDRVKNWIYGGEAQVIDDEHILLTGKWEDNNDLYLGDLQKSAINVLKLVLQLKF, from the coding sequence ATGGAAAACGATATTTCACAACGAGAATTAGAAAATCAAGAGTTAGCTAAGACAGCCGCTGAAGAAGCCATTGTTTTGCTACAAAATAAAAAACAAGTATTGCCATTACGTAATAAAACTGTTGCTCTGTATGGACATGGTGCTTTTGCCACTGTTAAGGGTGGTACCGGGTCCGGTGATGTTAATCAACGTAGTGTGGTTAATATTATGCAAGGACTGGAAAATAAGGGTTTTACCATCACGTCAAAATCGTGGTTAGCCCGTCTGCAACGTTTTTATCAACAAGAGAAAAGTGCTCATGATGATAAGTTAAAAGATGATCCCATGGCCCTACTAGCGCCAGCTTTTAATTTTAAGGATCCAGAAGTTGCTGAATTTGAAGATGCTACTACTGGTATTTATGTCATTTCACGTAGCTCAGGTGAAAATTATGACCGTCGTAATCATAAAGGTGATTTCCGTTTAACTGATAATGAATTATCCAATATTCAACGAATGAGTGAATATTATACTAACAGTATCGTGTTGCTGAATGTCGGTGGCGTGATGGATACGAGTTTTATAGATAAGTGTCCGATGCTTGATAGTGTTGTACTAGTTTCACAATTAGGGATGACAACTGGTGATGCCGTTGCTGATATTTTGGATGGCACCAAGAGTCCCTCAGGAAAGTTGAGTGATACTTGGGCTTATTCATATCAAGATTATCCAACCTCTGAGAATTTTGGAATGTCTAATCCCGAATACGTTGAAGGTATTTTTGTGGGCTATCGGTACTTTGATAGTTTCAACGTAAAACCAAGATTTGAATTTGGCTATGGCTTAAGTTATGCCAATTTCTTCATTAAAACTGCCAAAGTTAATGTCAATGAAAAGCGTATTCGTCTCCAAGTTAATGTGGAAAATACAAGTGAACAATTTTCTGGTCAAGAGAGTGTTCAAGTTTATGTTTCCAAACCGCAGACTGATATTCCAGTACCATATCAAGATTTAGTTGAATATAGTAAAACAACCAATTTACGTCCTCATGCCCAACAAACATTAGAGTTTGAAGTTCCAATCAATGATTTGCGAGTGTTTGATACAAAATTAGGCGCTTATGTGATGGTTCCTGGAACTTATTTGGTCAGAGTTGGTAGTAGTTCTCGAAAAACGGATGTTGTTGCTAGTTTCAAGCTAGATGAGAAAGTTATTTTGGAAAAAGTGGAAGACGTTCTCAAGCCTAGAGTTGACCCTACTACTTTATTGAAAGGCTTGGTACCTTTGAAACAGGTCAGTGGCGTGCCATTCTTTATTTTGAAGGCAGTCAATTTTCCAGAAACTGAATTTATTCAATACCAAGAAAAATCTGATGTGACAACTTTTGTAGCTGAACGTGAGAATTTGCCAGGTAAAGGTTTAGATCAAGTAATTGAACACGTTCGTAATGCTGAAGGTAAAACTTTAAAAGATGTCGCTAATGGTGATGTTGAATTAGCCGAATTTATCGCTAGCTTGTCCGAAAGAGAGTTGGTTGATTTAGTTGAAGGTCAAATGTCTTCAAGTGAAAATAATATGGTTGGTATTTCATCTGATTTGGTACCAGGTGCGGCCGGTCAAACTGGAAAAATCAATTCTAAACGTATTCCGGCAGTAGTGATGGCTGATGGTCCGGCTGGTATTCGAGTGGACCCCGTTTACGAAAGAAATCAACAGACGATTACTCACTATGCGACGGCATTTCCAATTGGCACTGCCTTGGCACAAACGTGGAATAAGGATCTAGTTGAAAAAGTTGGTTTCGCTGTTGGTACCGAAATGAAAGAATTTGGCGTTGATTTATGGTTAGCGCCGGGGATGAATATTCATCGCGATCCACTTGGTGGTCGAAACTTTGAGTATTTTGCGGAAGACCCATATCTTTCAGGAACAATGGCGGCTTTTGAAACTAGAGGTGTGCAAGCCCACGATAAAATTGGCGTAACACTCAAACACTTTATAGGAAACAATCAGGAAAGCTTCCGTAATTTTGGAAATAGTGTAATTGGCGAACAAGCATTACGAGAAATTTATTTGCGTAACTTTGAAATAGCAATTAAACTTGGCCAACCAATGGCAATAATGTCATCGTATAATCGAGTTAACGGTATTTTCTCAGCGGCTAATTTTGGTTTGTTGACAAATATTTTACGTGATGAATGGCACTTCAAAGGGGCCGTGATGACAGATTGGTTCAGTGCAGCCAATCCTAAAGAGAGTATGCACGCTGGTAATGATTTGATTATGCCCGGTAGTTCTAAGTCAGAATTGATGAGTGCGGTCACTGATTTTGGCCCTGAATTTGATGCTCAAGGCAATATTAAGATTAAAAAAGATTATGACTTATTGAAAAAGCAATTTGTTGAAACAGAGATGTGGAATGATTTCATCGTCGATCCTGATGGAGAAGTAATCGTTAAAGTCCATGTTGGCAGTGACTCCAGATTAAATGATCGAGTTAAGAACTGGATTTATGGTGGCGAAGCACAAGTAATTGATGATGAACATATTTTGTTAACTGGTAAATGGGAAGATAATAATGATTTATATCTTGGTGATTTGCAGAAGTCAGCGATTAATGTTTTGAAGTTAGTATTACAACTTAAGTTTTAA
- the coaBC gene encoding bifunctional phosphopantothenoylcysteine decarboxylase/phosphopantothenate--cysteine ligase CoaBC, with protein MLKDKHIAVYVTGGIAAYKSLNIVRELIKQEAQVQVVMTAAAQKFVTPLTFATLSQRPVITDNFTPQTSSDDFIPHIKLALWTDLAIVVPATANIIGKMANGLADDIVSTSLLATTAPKLVFPAMNTDMLDNPAVQRNLETLKTMGIRVIEPTTGFLAEGMTGKGRLPELPVIMEAIKKVFQPKPLVGKNVIVTAGGTKETIDPVRFIGNRSSGKMGLAMAKIARDLGAEVTLITTVATNLGGINIIHVQTADELMTHLQDTFPDTDVLVMAAAVADFKPINVADQKIKKNADNDVFTIKLTKNPDILKTVAATKKNQFVVGFAAETQNLLANAEKKLASKNADVILANNVSQMGAGFNVDTNRITLLQKNKQPETWPLMSKVDVAKKFWDFYLHR; from the coding sequence ATGCTTAAAGATAAACACATCGCAGTTTACGTTACAGGTGGCATTGCTGCTTATAAATCATTAAACATCGTTCGTGAATTAATTAAACAAGAAGCTCAAGTTCAAGTCGTAATGACAGCGGCTGCCCAAAAATTTGTTACACCATTAACCTTTGCTACTTTGAGCCAGCGTCCCGTCATTACTGATAACTTTACACCACAAACTAGTTCTGATGATTTTATTCCTCATATTAAATTAGCTTTGTGGACTGACTTAGCTATTGTTGTGCCGGCAACTGCCAACATTATTGGAAAGATGGCTAATGGTTTAGCGGATGATATTGTCTCGACTAGTTTATTGGCTACGACAGCTCCAAAATTAGTCTTTCCAGCAATGAATACTGACATGCTCGACAATCCCGCTGTTCAACGTAATTTAGAAACATTGAAAACAATGGGAATCCGCGTGATTGAACCTACAACAGGCTTTTTGGCCGAAGGTATGACTGGTAAGGGGCGTCTACCTGAACTTCCTGTTATTATGGAAGCTATAAAAAAAGTCTTCCAACCTAAGCCCTTAGTTGGTAAAAATGTTATCGTTACCGCTGGCGGCACTAAAGAAACGATTGATCCTGTTCGCTTTATTGGAAACCGTTCTTCCGGCAAAATGGGCTTGGCAATGGCAAAAATTGCCCGTGATCTCGGTGCTGAAGTGACCCTAATTACAACTGTCGCAACTAATCTTGGTGGTATCAATATTATTCATGTTCAAACCGCTGACGAGTTGATGACACATTTACAAGATACTTTCCCTGATACCGACGTCTTAGTTATGGCAGCAGCAGTCGCTGATTTCAAACCAATTAACGTGGCTGACCAGAAAATTAAGAAGAACGCCGATAATGACGTCTTTACTATAAAATTAACTAAGAATCCTGACATTCTAAAAACCGTCGCTGCAACTAAAAAGAACCAATTTGTTGTAGGATTTGCGGCCGAAACTCAAAATCTATTAGCTAATGCCGAGAAAAAATTAGCCAGCAAAAATGCTGATGTAATTTTAGCTAATAACGTTTCTCAAATGGGTGCTGGATTTAATGTTGACACTAACCGCATTACTTTATTACAAAAAAATAAACAACCAGAGACTTGGCCTCTGATGTCAAAAGTTGATGTTGCTAAAAAGTTCTGGGACTTTTATTTACATAGATAA
- a CDS encoding amino acid decarboxylase: MKFSVTQENYTMIADVEVIGKDLLIKITGGDTPHIGSVTTLTKETDLETIRYPSHDGRLHKDDVLAVRVGKIIQDYLPGSCTITAGVHVNHISKKQIMVSAMMSKNLGEQIRTWLEETDFSNSPKPIYYSDNEKPQ; the protein is encoded by the coding sequence ATGAAATTTTCAGTGACACAAGAAAATTACACAATGATAGCTGATGTTGAAGTAATTGGAAAAGATTTATTGATTAAAATTACGGGCGGAGATACCCCTCATATTGGTTCAGTTACGACTTTAACAAAGGAAACTGATTTAGAAACGATTCGTTATCCAAGTCATGACGGTCGTTTGCATAAAGATGATGTATTGGCTGTGCGTGTTGGTAAAATTATTCAAGATTATTTGCCAGGCAGCTGCACGATTACAGCTGGGGTTCATGTAAATCATATCTCTAAGAAACAAATTATGGTTTCGGCAATGATGTCGAAAAATTTAGGCGAGCAAATTAGAACTTGGTTAGAAGAAACTGATTTTAGTAATAGTCCTAAACCAATTTATTATAGTGATAATGAAAAGCCACAATAA
- a CDS encoding UbiX family flavin prenyltransferase, with product MSRTRKIVIGVTGASGTIYAIDLMKKLNSIENVETHVVFSAWAKKNLQLETNLSLKEIKDLADYFYSDSDLGATIASGSFLTDGMIIVPASMKTVASIAVGIGDNLISRAADVTLKEQRKLIIAPRETPLSTIHLENMTKLSRMGVQMIPPIPAFYNQPKTIQDLVDHQTMKELDALGIENDISGRWEGI from the coding sequence ATGTCACGGACGAGAAAAATTGTTATTGGTGTAACGGGAGCTTCAGGGACAATTTATGCAATTGATTTGATGAAAAAGTTAAATTCAATTGAAAATGTTGAAACACACGTTGTTTTCAGTGCTTGGGCGAAGAAAAATCTCCAGTTAGAGACGAATTTATCATTAAAAGAAATCAAGGATTTAGCCGACTACTTTTATAGTGATAGTGACCTTGGAGCAACGATTGCCAGTGGTTCATTTTTAACTGATGGAATGATTATTGTGCCTGCTAGTATGAAAACAGTTGCTAGTATCGCTGTTGGTATTGGTGACAATTTAATTTCTCGTGCTGCCGATGTGACATTAAAAGAGCAACGCAAATTAATTATTGCTCCCCGAGAGACACCGCTAAGTACGATTCATTTGGAAAATATGACTAAATTATCTCGAATGGGCGTTCAGATGATTCCGCCGATTCCGGCCTTTTACAATCAACCTAAGACGATTCAAGATTTGGTTGACCATCAAACAATGAAAGAATTAGATGCCTTAGGAATTGAAAATGATATCAGTGGCCGTTGGGAGGGAATTTAA
- a CDS encoding UbiD family decarboxylase, protein MSEQLYDLRSVIEELKQLPDEYHETNVEVDQIAELSGVYRYIGAGGTVKRPTKVGPSMMFNNIKGFPDSRIYIGSMASRKRVGKILHHDYKTLGRFLKDSVDNPIAPVVVDEKDAPVQEVVHKVTDKGFDIRKILPAATNTEYDAGPYITVGVVLGSNPDKTMTDVTIHRMVLEDKDTLGMYIMPGGRHIGHFQKEFEKLNKPMPITINIGLDPAITIGATFEPPTTPLGYDELNVAGALRQQAVQLVNAKTVNEKAIARAEYVIEAEIMPNQTMQEDINTNTGKAMPEFPGYDGDANPAVNVVKVKAVTHRENPIFQTMIGPSEEHVSMAGIPTEASILELVDKAIPGKVVNVYNPPAGGGKLMTIMQIHKDNEADEGLQRQAAILALSAFKELKTVILVDDDVDIFDMNDVMWTLNTRFQGDKDIMVLSGMRNHPLDPSERPEYDPKSIRFRGMSSKTILDGTVPFDMKDQFERAQFKEVKDWQKYLD, encoded by the coding sequence ATGTCAGAACAATTATATGATTTGCGAAGTGTTATTGAGGAATTAAAACAATTGCCCGATGAATATCATGAAACTAATGTTGAGGTTGATCAGATTGCAGAACTATCTGGTGTCTATCGTTATATCGGTGCCGGTGGTACGGTAAAACGTCCGACAAAGGTTGGCCCATCAATGATGTTTAATAATATCAAAGGTTTTCCTGATTCTCGAATTTATATTGGGTCAATGGCTAGTCGTAAGCGTGTCGGAAAGATTTTGCATCACGATTACAAGACTCTCGGTCGTTTTTTGAAAGATTCAGTAGATAATCCAATTGCACCGGTAGTGGTTGATGAAAAGGATGCTCCTGTGCAAGAAGTTGTGCATAAAGTAACTGATAAAGGCTTTGATATTCGTAAAATTTTACCGGCAGCGACGAATACTGAATATGATGCTGGTCCTTATATTACGGTTGGGGTAGTCCTCGGGTCTAATCCTGATAAAACGATGACTGATGTAACAATTCATCGCATGGTTTTGGAGGATAAAGATACTTTAGGTATGTATATTATGCCTGGTGGTCGTCATATCGGTCATTTTCAAAAGGAATTTGAGAAATTGAATAAACCAATGCCTATTACGATTAATATCGGATTGGATCCGGCGATTACCATTGGAGCAACTTTTGAACCACCTACAACGCCATTAGGTTACGATGAATTGAATGTTGCAGGAGCTTTGCGTCAACAAGCAGTTCAATTAGTTAATGCTAAAACAGTCAATGAAAAAGCGATTGCTCGAGCTGAATATGTAATTGAAGCTGAAATTATGCCAAATCAAACGATGCAAGAAGATATCAATACGAATACTGGCAAGGCAATGCCTGAATTTCCGGGATACGATGGGGATGCTAACCCCGCAGTGAACGTGGTTAAGGTGAAGGCCGTTACCCACCGTGAAAATCCAATTTTCCAAACGATGATTGGACCTAGTGAGGAACATGTTTCTATGGCAGGTATTCCAACTGAAGCATCAATTTTGGAATTAGTTGATAAAGCTATTCCGGGTAAAGTAGTTAACGTTTATAATCCGCCTGCTGGTGGTGGTAAGTTGATGACTATTATGCAAATTCATAAGGATAATGAAGCTGATGAAGGTTTGCAACGACAAGCTGCTATCTTAGCTTTGTCAGCCTTTAAAGAATTGAAGACAGTCATTTTAGTTGATGATGATGTGGATATTTTTGATATGAATGACGTTATGTGGACCTTGAATACTCGTTTTCAAGGTGATAAAGATATCATGGTGCTTTCTGGGATGCGAAATCATCCACTTGATCCGTCAGAACGTCCGGAGTATGATCCTAAATCAATTCGTTTTCGTGGGATGAGTTCAAAGACAATTTTGGACGGAACGGTGCCATTTGATATGAAAGATCAATTTGAACGTGCGCAATTTAAAGAAGTTAAGGATTGGCAAAAATATTTAGATTAG
- a CDS encoding LasU family protein, translating into MKIRRIIEVIPTLILIGIYFYSLSLRMSGGVWNNSFVISITGLSVYIPVISFFEAMVNSSRNLKYKRQNRLFYGYMIAVWVISLIVAVLSMEQG; encoded by the coding sequence ATGAAAATTCGTCGTATTATTGAGGTTATTCCGACACTTATCTTAATTGGAATTTATTTTTATAGCTTGTCATTGCGAATGTCTGGTGGTGTCTGGAATAATTCGTTTGTAATTAGTATTACTGGTTTGAGTGTTTATATTCCGGTAATTTCATTCTTTGAAGCAATGGTTAATTCTTCACGGAATCTTAAATATAAGAGGCAAAATCGATTGTTCTATGGTTATATGATTGCGGTTTGGGTTATTTCTTTAATTGTGGCTGTTTTGTCTATGGAACAAGGGTAA